One genomic segment of Cellulophaga sp. HaHaR_3_176 includes these proteins:
- a CDS encoding cell division ATP-binding protein FtsE has product MVESVLKLKDVAVFQKENLVLNDINLEIKKGEFIYLIGKTGSGKSSFMKTLYGDLPLNQGSGSIVDFDLKTLKEKDIPFLRRKLGIVFQDFKLLPDRTINNNLLFVLKATGWKDKSKMETQIDAVLDKVGMKTKGFKFPHELSGGEQQRIAIARALLNDPELILADEPTGNLDPQTSVEVMKVLQDINKTGRTILMATHDYALILKYPSKTLKCDGNKVFEVVQKAM; this is encoded by the coding sequence ATGGTAGAAAGCGTATTAAAATTAAAAGATGTAGCTGTTTTTCAAAAAGAAAACTTAGTCTTAAATGATATTAATTTAGAAATTAAGAAAGGTGAATTTATTTATTTGATTGGCAAAACAGGTAGCGGAAAAAGTAGTTTTATGAAAACGCTTTATGGAGACCTACCTTTAAATCAAGGATCTGGCAGTATTGTTGATTTTGATTTAAAAACTTTAAAAGAAAAAGATATTCCTTTTTTGAGAAGAAAATTAGGTATTGTTTTTCAAGATTTTAAACTTTTACCTGATCGCACAATTAACAACAACTTATTATTTGTTTTAAAAGCTACTGGCTGGAAAGATAAATCTAAAATGGAAACACAAATAGATGCTGTTTTAGATAAAGTAGGTATGAAAACAAAGGGATTCAAATTTCCTCATGAACTATCTGGTGGAGAACAACAACGTATAGCAATTGCAAGAGCTTTATTGAACGATCCCGAACTTATCTTAGCAGATGAGCCTACTGGCAATCTAGATCCTCAAACTAGTGTTGAAGTAATGAAAGTATTACAAGACATAAATAAAACAGGGCGTACTATTTTAATGGCAACACATGATTATGCTTTAATTTTAAAATACCCTTCTAAAACTTTAAAATGCGATGGCAATAAGGTTTTTGAAGTAGTACAAAAAGCAATGTAA
- a CDS encoding ACT domain-containing protein yields MTGVKNLSELIKNMTPELNDGIYVFATVKNINTIERSKAICEFKEKEGTTVIVDQEYADKLGLAYNYTAAWITLKIHSSLDAVGLTAAFSNKLAESNISCNVVAGYYHDHIFVEKKDAKKAIAALKKFSIEK; encoded by the coding sequence ATGACAGGAGTTAAAAACTTATCAGAGTTAATTAAAAACATGACTCCAGAACTGAATGATGGTATTTATGTTTTTGCAACTGTAAAAAATATTAATACTATTGAACGTTCTAAAGCTATTTGTGAGTTCAAAGAAAAAGAAGGCACAACAGTTATAGTTGATCAAGAATACGCTGATAAATTAGGCCTAGCCTATAATTACACTGCAGCATGGATTACCTTAAAAATTCATTCATCATTAGACGCTGTTGGCTTAACCGCAGCATTTTCTAATAAATTAGCTGAAAGCAATATCAGTTGTAATGTTGTTGCTGGCTATTATCATGATCATATTTTTGTTGAAAAGAAAGATGCCAAGAAAGCTATAGCTGCTTTAAAAAAGTTTTCTATAGAGAAATAA
- a CDS encoding helicase HerA-like domain-containing protein, which translates to MNPKDQFIKHIEEGYTTKGDFITMGSAILDGETMTNSFVKIPLKTLNRHGLIAGATGTGKTKTLQVLAENLSNKGIPVLLMDLKGDLSGLAQPSPGHAKIDERHTKIGLPFEASSFPVEILSLSEQKGVKLRATISEFGPILLSRILDLSETQEGIVAVIFKYCDDNKMPLLDLKDFKKVLQYATEGGKEEFTKNYGRISTSSTGTILRKVIELEQQGADLFFGEKSFDVNDLTRIDDKGRGYINILRLTDIQDRPKLFSTFMLSLLAEIYDTFPEQGDSDRPELILFIDEAHLIFKEASKALLNQIESIVKLIRSKGIGLYFVTQNPTDVPNDVLSQLGLKVQHALRAFTARDRKAIKLTAENYPESEFYDTKEVLTSLGIGEALISALDEKGRPTPLAATMLRAPMSRMDVLSDNELNNLIDSSKLVKKYGEVIDRESAYEILTKKIEKAEEIAEEESNKSKTSRAKSTRKSTAQNPIIKVLTSATFIRGVLGVLKKVMR; encoded by the coding sequence ATGAATCCCAAAGATCAATTCATAAAACATATAGAAGAAGGTTACACTACCAAAGGTGATTTTATCACTATGGGTTCTGCTATTTTAGATGGCGAAACCATGACCAATTCTTTTGTAAAAATTCCTTTAAAAACCTTAAACAGGCATGGTTTAATAGCTGGTGCAACAGGTACAGGTAAAACAAAAACACTACAAGTACTTGCCGAAAACTTATCGAATAAAGGCATTCCTGTTTTACTAATGGATTTGAAAGGGGATTTAAGTGGATTGGCACAACCTAGCCCTGGACATGCTAAAATTGATGAAAGACACACAAAAATAGGCTTACCTTTTGAAGCCAGTAGCTTTCCTGTTGAAATTCTGTCTCTATCAGAACAAAAGGGTGTTAAATTAAGAGCTACAATTTCTGAATTCGGCCCTATTTTATTATCAAGAATATTAGATTTATCTGAAACACAAGAAGGTATTGTTGCTGTAATTTTTAAATATTGTGATGATAATAAAATGCCACTTTTAGACTTAAAAGATTTTAAAAAAGTATTGCAATATGCTACTGAAGGCGGTAAAGAAGAATTCACAAAAAACTATGGTAGAATTAGCACAAGCTCAACAGGCACAATACTTAGAAAGGTAATTGAACTGGAACAACAAGGGGCTGACTTATTTTTTGGAGAAAAATCTTTTGATGTAAACGATCTTACACGAATTGATGATAAAGGAAGAGGCTATATTAATATTTTAAGATTAACAGACATACAAGATAGACCTAAATTGTTTTCCACTTTTATGTTAAGTTTACTTGCTGAAATATATGATACATTCCCTGAACAAGGTGATAGCGATAGACCTGAACTGATTTTATTTATTGATGAAGCACATTTAATATTCAAAGAAGCATCAAAAGCATTATTAAATCAAATTGAAAGTATCGTAAAACTAATACGTTCTAAAGGTATCGGGCTATACTTTGTTACTCAAAACCCAACAGATGTTCCTAATGATGTGCTTTCTCAATTGGGGTTAAAAGTACAACATGCCTTACGAGCTTTTACTGCTAGAGATAGAAAAGCTATAAAATTAACAGCTGAAAATTATCCAGAATCTGAGTTTTATGACACCAAAGAAGTATTAACATCATTAGGTATTGGAGAAGCTTTAATTTCTGCTTTAGATGAAAAAGGAAGACCTACCCCATTAGCTGCTACTATGCTTCGCGCACCTATGAGCCGTATGGATGTTTTATCAGACAATGAACTAAATAATCTTATAGACTCTTCTAAATTGGTGAAAAAATATGGTGAAGTAATAGATCGTGAAAGCGCCTATGAAATTTTAACTAAAAAAATAGAAAAGGCTGAAGAAATTGCTGAAGAAGAAAGTAACAAATCAAAAACTTCTAGAGCAAAATCCACTCGAAAAAGTACTGCTCAAAACCCAATTATAAAAGTACTTACAAGTGCTACTTTTATTAGAGGTGTACTAGGTGTACTTAAAAAAGTAATGCGTTAA
- a CDS encoding NUDIX domain-containing protein, which yields MILKKQTYQPDKKANPFIGILLFFLSIILLAITAPLGFIYGVFYNLFTKRLRGLGEYCLKIAISVDQLGNVIMQHLLNSLWTKTNGYNFGNRDETISSAIGRNKKLKTLTKSGKLIDYILDKIDPNHSLNSIDYYIEPSDQIIDKLAWIHIIDKKILSTKSKGKTKYYIPGGKREEGESDYAALFREIKEELQVELEIKNLDFVGIFEAQADGQKPGVLVRMTCFSGLYTGELAPDSEIEEMVWLTYNDKNMVSEVDQLIFDYLHHKHLLD from the coding sequence ATGATCTTAAAAAAACAAACATACCAACCTGATAAAAAAGCGAATCCTTTTATTGGTATTTTGTTATTCTTCTTGTCTATTATTCTATTAGCAATTACTGCTCCTCTTGGTTTCATATATGGTGTTTTTTACAACTTATTTACTAAAAGACTAAGGGGTTTAGGCGAATATTGTCTAAAAATTGCAATTTCAGTAGACCAACTAGGTAATGTGATAATGCAACACTTATTAAACTCTCTTTGGACAAAAACAAACGGTTATAATTTCGGAAATAGAGATGAGACAATATCTAGCGCTATCGGACGAAATAAAAAACTAAAAACATTAACTAAGTCTGGAAAATTAATAGACTATATTTTAGATAAAATAGACCCTAACCACTCTCTAAACTCTATAGATTACTACATAGAACCTTCTGATCAAATTATTGATAAACTAGCTTGGATTCATATTATTGATAAAAAAATTTTAAGCACAAAAAGTAAAGGAAAAACAAAATATTATATTCCTGGAGGTAAAAGAGAAGAAGGCGAATCTGACTATGCTGCACTTTTTAGAGAAATTAAAGAAGAGCTACAAGTTGAACTTGAAATTAAGAATTTAGATTTTGTTGGTATTTTTGAAGCGCAAGCAGATGGACAAAAACCTGGTGTTTTAGTTAGAATGACATGCTTTTCTGGATTATATACAGGTGAATTAGCTCCTGATTCTGAAATTGAAGAAATGGTTTGGCTAACTTATAACGATAAAAACATGGTTTCAGAAGTAGATCAACTAATTTTTGATTACTTACACCATAAACATCTACTTGACTAA
- a CDS encoding PAS domain-containing sensor histidine kinase: MNQWGMNYKLTRQELETEITQLKKINELLLKSLQQEEIRSKENNKYFHSILNCMGDPVFVKDDQSRLVFISDSFCDVFGISRENILGRTLAEHVSEKEREDFLKIDKQVLSDGIENISEESLTIRGAKQLVISTRKMRLIDSDGNKFVIGVINDVTKRKKAEDAFKQGENKFRELNLTKDKLLSIIGHDLRTPFSNILVLSEIISSDLKDGDDAKVNECLNMMSMSAKDGLTMLENLLNWAQSQTGQLNHKIEKVSLSGIVHEVIKQSSLIAKTKSISLKIGNCEDVNFHTDVRMLKTVLRNLISNAIKFTNLGGEVSILTKPKDNYIEISVSDNGVGIPDRIREKLFDASSDFCHSSFGTANESGTGFGLVLCKEFTEKLGGKIWVESEEGKGSDFKILLPFIQ; encoded by the coding sequence ATGAATCAATGGGGGATGAATTATAAGTTGACACGTCAAGAATTAGAGACTGAAATTACTCAGTTAAAAAAAATAAATGAGTTATTATTAAAATCGTTACAACAAGAGGAAATTAGATCAAAAGAAAATAATAAATATTTTCATTCGATATTAAACTGCATGGGTGACCCTGTTTTTGTGAAAGATGATCAAAGCCGACTAGTCTTTATTAGTGACTCATTTTGTGATGTTTTCGGAATTTCAAGGGAAAACATACTAGGAAGAACTTTAGCAGAACATGTTTCAGAAAAAGAAAGAGAAGATTTTTTAAAAATCGATAAACAAGTTTTGTCAGATGGTATTGAAAATATAAGCGAAGAGTCGCTTACTATACGAGGAGCCAAGCAATTAGTTATATCAACTCGTAAGATGAGATTGATAGATAGTGATGGTAATAAATTTGTAATTGGTGTAATAAATGATGTTACTAAGCGAAAAAAAGCAGAAGATGCTTTTAAGCAAGGTGAAAATAAATTTAGAGAACTTAATTTAACAAAGGATAAATTACTTTCAATAATTGGTCATGATTTAAGAACTCCTTTTTCTAATATTCTAGTTTTATCTGAAATTATATCTAGTGATTTAAAAGATGGAGATGATGCTAAGGTAAATGAGTGTTTAAATATGATGAGCATGAGTGCTAAAGATGGTTTAACAATGTTAGAAAATTTATTGAATTGGGCACAATCGCAAACTGGGCAGCTTAATCATAAAATAGAAAAAGTAAGCTTATCGGGTATCGTACATGAAGTTATAAAACAATCTAGTTTAATAGCGAAAACTAAAAGTATTTCTCTAAAAATAGGTAATTGCGAAGATGTTAATTTTCATACAGATGTAAGAATGTTAAAAACAGTTTTGCGCAATCTTATTTCTAATGCAATAAAATTCACGAATTTGGGTGGTGAAGTCTCTATTTTGACAAAACCAAAAGATAATTATATAGAAATTTCAGTGTCAGATAATGGCGTAGGAATACCAGATAGGATTAGGGAAAAGTTATTTGATGCTTCATCAGATTTTTGCCATTCTTCATTTGGGACTGCAAATGAAAGCGGTACTGGTTTTGGATTGGTTTTGTGTAAAGAATTTACAGAGAAATTAGGAGGTAAAATTTGGGTAGAAAGTGAAGAAGGGAAAGGCAGTGATTTTAAAATTTTACTGCCATTTATACAATAG
- a CDS encoding tetratricopeptide repeat protein, whose amino-acid sequence MLNKKTTLLLSFIGTLHFIAAQESKIYTHDQKEYQQALTLYNNEQFQAAQSVFEKVKHSTSDPETEANSTYYAANAAVRLNQLGADKLMEDFVEKYPTSTKRNSAYSDVAEYYFETGKYPYALKWYKKVDQSSLSRNELDKYNFNYGYALFTSKNSKEAEKYLTKVATSKTYGSQAKYYLGYIAYQQDDYDGANQRFDQITDQKILDEKLSYYQADLNFKLGKFEEAIGLAKKQLPKSVRQEKSELNKIIGESYFNLKQYDNATPYLLDYNGKNGKWSNTDYYLLGYSYYKQGDFANAIQQFNKIIGGANSVSQNAYYHLAECYLKLDKKSEALNAFRNASQMEFSKDIQKDAFLNYARLSYEIGNAYESVPNVLTQYLEKYPKDDRANEIQELLVDSYITSKNFAGAMELLEKNRSYASDATYQKVAFYRGVELFLNADYEGAIIAFKKSLNKPEDLNFKARASFWKAEAEYNSNNFTDALISFVEFQQNTQAASTPEYSNLDYNLAYTYFKLKDYNSASSSFTRFASTTSESDKKHDAYLRLGDSYFASSKYWPAIEAYNSALEGTGSEKDYAAFQKALCYGFTDRVATKIEELNSFLTKYPSSKLKDDVLFELGNSYVRANSQDQGLRIYEKLINEYKGSSLVPETIVRQGLVYYNSNRNEQALTKFKTVVRDYPNTQEAIQAVTTAKLIYVDLGKVNEYAEWVKDLDFVEVTDADLDNATYESADQKNLEGKKDQAIKGYQNYLKEFPKGIHALKANFNLAQLYYFQGEKNKALENYKNVAESGANEYSEQALARVCEIYVGNSNYTTAIPFLEKLERTANIQQNVTFAQSNLMKGYFEQRDYNNTIMYAEKVLNTAKIDNRIKSDAQIMIARSAIKTNNEEKAKEAYEKVLPIATGGIAAEALYYDAYFKNKAQDYEASNISVQKLAKDYSAYKEWGGKGLIIMAKNFDALGDAYQATYILDSVIVNFAQYPEMVKEAKEEAFRIKSKEAKSNSSVNPQN is encoded by the coding sequence ATGCTAAATAAAAAAACTACACTATTGCTTAGTTTTATAGGAACTTTGCACTTTATAGCCGCACAAGAATCAAAAATATATACACATGATCAAAAGGAGTATCAGCAAGCGCTGACTCTTTACAACAATGAACAATTTCAAGCAGCACAATCTGTATTTGAAAAAGTAAAACATAGTACTAGTGATCCTGAAACAGAAGCAAATAGTACTTATTATGCTGCTAATGCTGCAGTTAGGTTAAACCAATTGGGAGCAGATAAGCTAATGGAAGATTTTGTTGAAAAATATCCAACTTCTACAAAAAGAAACTCTGCTTATTCTGATGTTGCTGAATATTATTTTGAAACTGGCAAATATCCTTATGCTTTAAAATGGTATAAAAAAGTAGATCAATCTTCACTATCTCGTAATGAATTAGATAAGTATAATTTTAACTATGGTTACGCTTTATTTACCTCTAAAAATAGCAAAGAAGCTGAAAAATATTTAACAAAAGTAGCAACTTCTAAAACTTATGGTTCTCAAGCAAAATATTATTTAGGCTACATAGCTTACCAACAAGATGATTACGATGGGGCAAACCAAAGATTTGATCAAATTACAGATCAGAAAATTTTAGACGAAAAGTTATCTTACTACCAGGCCGATTTAAATTTTAAATTAGGGAAATTTGAAGAAGCTATTGGTTTAGCAAAAAAACAATTGCCAAAATCAGTACGACAAGAAAAATCTGAGTTGAACAAAATTATTGGTGAAAGTTATTTCAACTTAAAGCAATACGATAATGCAACACCTTACCTGTTAGATTATAACGGTAAAAATGGTAAGTGGAGTAATACAGATTATTATTTACTAGGGTATAGTTACTATAAGCAAGGAGATTTTGCTAATGCAATTCAGCAGTTTAATAAAATTATAGGTGGTGCAAATAGCGTTTCACAGAATGCATACTACCATCTAGCAGAGTGCTATTTAAAACTAGATAAAAAATCAGAAGCATTAAATGCTTTTAGGAATGCTTCACAAATGGAGTTTTCTAAAGATATTCAAAAAGATGCTTTTTTAAATTATGCTAGATTAAGTTACGAAATTGGTAATGCATATGAAAGTGTGCCAAATGTACTTACTCAATATTTAGAAAAATACCCTAAAGACGACAGAGCAAATGAGATTCAAGAGTTATTAGTCGATTCTTATATTACGTCTAAGAATTTTGCAGGAGCAATGGAGCTTTTAGAAAAAAATAGGTCTTATGCTAGTGATGCCACATATCAAAAAGTTGCTTTTTATCGTGGTGTAGAGTTGTTTTTAAATGCAGATTATGAAGGAGCAATAATTGCATTTAAAAAATCTTTAAATAAGCCAGAAGATCTTAATTTTAAAGCAAGAGCAAGTTTTTGGAAAGCTGAAGCAGAATATAATAGCAATAACTTTACTGATGCTTTAATTAGTTTTGTTGAGTTTCAACAAAATACTCAGGCGGCATCAACACCAGAGTATAGTAATTTAGATTATAATTTAGCGTATACTTATTTTAAATTAAAAGATTATAATAGTGCATCATCATCTTTTACACGTTTTGCGAGTACAACAAGTGAGTCAGATAAAAAACATGATGCATATTTAAGATTAGGAGATAGTTATTTTGCTTCTAGTAAATATTGGCCAGCTATTGAGGCTTATAATAGTGCACTAGAAGGTACTGGTAGCGAAAAAGATTATGCTGCTTTTCAAAAAGCACTTTGTTATGGATTTACAGATAGAGTAGCAACTAAAATAGAAGAGTTAAATTCATTTTTAACAAAATATCCTTCTTCTAAATTAAAAGATGATGTCTTATTTGAATTAGGTAACTCGTATGTGAGAGCGAATAGTCAAGACCAAGGGCTTCGTATTTATGAAAAATTAATAAATGAATATAAAGGAAGTTCTTTAGTACCAGAAACTATTGTTAGGCAAGGGTTAGTATATTATAACTCTAATAGAAATGAACAAGCTTTAACTAAATTTAAAACAGTTGTTCGTGATTATCCAAATACACAAGAAGCAATACAGGCAGTAACTACAGCAAAACTTATTTATGTAGATTTAGGTAAGGTTAATGAGTATGCCGAGTGGGTTAAAGATTTAGATTTTGTTGAGGTTACTGATGCTGATTTAGATAATGCAACTTATGAATCTGCAGATCAAAAAAATCTAGAAGGAAAAAAAGATCAAGCGATAAAAGGATATCAGAATTATTTAAAAGAGTTTCCTAAAGGAATACATGCTTTAAAAGCAAATTTCAACTTAGCGCAATTATACTATTTTCAAGGCGAAAAAAATAAAGCTTTAGAAAATTATAAAAATGTTGCTGAAAGTGGCGCAAATGAGTATTCAGAGCAAGCGCTTGCAAGAGTGTGCGAAATATATGTGGGTAACTCAAACTACACAACTGCGATTCCCTTTTTAGAAAAATTAGAAAGAACAGCAAATATTCAACAGAATGTAACCTTTGCACAATCTAACTTAATGAAAGGTTATTTTGAGCAAAGAGATTATAATAATACAATTATGTATGCCGAAAAAGTGTTGAATACAGCTAAAATAGATAATAGAATTAAGAGTGATGCACAAATTATGATAGCTCGTTCTGCTATTAAAACAAACAATGAAGAAAAAGCTAAAGAAGCTTACGAAAAAGTTTTACCAATTGCTACGGGGGGTATAGCAGCTGAAGCCTTGTACTATGATGCATATTTTAAAAATAAGGCACAAGATTATGAAGCTTCAAATATTTCTGTTCAAAAATTAGCTAAAGATTATTCAGCTTATAAAGAGTGGGGAGGAAAAGGACTTATAATTATGGCAAAAAACTTTGATGCATTAGGCGATGCTTATCAAGCTACATACATTTTAGATAGTGTAATTGTCAATTTTGCACAATATCCTGAAATGGTAAAAGAAGCTAAAGAAGAAGCTTTTAGAATTAAATCGAAAGAAGCGAAGAGTAATTCGTCTGTAAATCCACAAAACTAA
- a CDS encoding TonB-dependent receptor, producing the protein MHKYIKLIAILFFGYFQTAVSQEKNKDSIGTETVTVVKAYKPTISDAFKIKSSPVINDSIVLKKKNISYNIFSVPVASTFTPEKGQASKVEKTPPPVLFNSYASLGFGTYDNALAEFYTSRSINRDERLDIGLMHHSARGDVDRVALNNAFYDTKLTGAYSKRDRDMDWGANVELQHQLYNWYGLPIGIYTDEQIADIDAKQNYFNAEVSGHLSIDDGYFERGEVLIRRFWDATNSAENRAMLKGAAEIPIGDENIAIKTKLDYLGGDFKNADVKNIDNSPAINYGFFQIGIGPSIEILRDDLTLNLGVNLVYGMDIENSDSNFYIYPDITASYRLVDDTVIAYGGIQGELIQNSFHDFVEENSFVSPTLTIQPTDQKYNAYAGIKGQLLPNLSYNVKASYKTENRKPLFKWNPLNEFRDDEKGYYYRNSFEVFYDDLKTIGIFGELNFNIKKEFTLGVNGEAFSYTTETDDPAWNLPKLKGSLFADYHFLDNWFLGATLFYVGERTDLATDAVQNVQPSEFPSEIITLNSYFDANAQLGYKFNTQLSAFVKANNIVGNSYQRWANYPVQGFQVLLGATYKFDF; encoded by the coding sequence ATGCATAAGTACATAAAATTAATCGCAATTTTATTTTTTGGATATTTCCAAACTGCGGTTTCACAAGAAAAAAATAAAGATAGTATTGGCACAGAAACGGTAACAGTTGTTAAGGCATATAAGCCAACTATTTCAGATGCTTTTAAAATAAAGTCTAGTCCTGTAATTAATGATTCTATAGTTTTAAAGAAAAAAAATATTAGCTATAATATATTTTCTGTTCCTGTAGCATCAACATTTACACCTGAAAAAGGGCAAGCTTCTAAAGTTGAAAAAACACCACCGCCTGTATTGTTTAATTCATATGCATCATTAGGTTTTGGAACATATGATAATGCCTTAGCAGAGTTTTATACAAGTAGGTCTATTAATAGAGATGAGCGTTTAGATATAGGTTTAATGCATCATTCAGCTAGAGGAGATGTAGATCGTGTTGCTTTAAATAATGCTTTTTACGATACAAAATTGACAGGGGCATACTCTAAAAGAGATCGAGATATGGATTGGGGAGCCAATGTTGAGTTGCAACATCAGCTTTATAATTGGTACGGATTGCCTATAGGCATCTATACTGATGAACAAATAGCCGATATTGATGCTAAACAAAATTACTTTAATGCAGAGGTTTCTGGTCACTTGAGTATAGATGATGGCTATTTTGAAAGAGGAGAAGTACTGATTCGTCGTTTTTGGGATGCTACAAATTCTGCCGAAAATAGAGCAATGCTTAAAGGTGCTGCAGAAATACCTATTGGAGACGAAAACATAGCTATTAAAACAAAACTAGATTATTTAGGGGGAGATTTTAAAAATGCAGATGTAAAAAATATTGATAATTCTCCAGCTATAAATTATGGCTTTTTTCAAATAGGTATAGGGCCAAGTATAGAAATACTTAGAGACGATTTAACATTGAATTTGGGTGTTAATCTAGTTTACGGCATGGATATAGAAAACAGTGATAGCAATTTCTATATATACCCAGATATTACTGCAAGTTATAGGTTGGTAGATGATACAGTTATTGCTTACGGAGGTATTCAAGGTGAGTTGATACAAAACTCGTTTCATGATTTTGTTGAAGAGAACTCTTTTGTTTCGCCAACATTAACAATACAGCCAACAGATCAAAAGTATAATGCATATGCAGGTATAAAAGGTCAGTTGTTACCGAATTTAAGTTATAATGTAAAAGCATCATATAAAACAGAAAATAGAAAACCTCTTTTTAAGTGGAACCCTTTAAATGAATTTAGGGATGATGAAAAAGGGTATTATTATCGAAATTCTTTCGAGGTTTTTTATGATGACTTAAAGACGATTGGAATTTTTGGAGAATTAAACTTTAATATTAAAAAAGAGTTTACTTTAGGAGTAAATGGAGAAGCTTTTTCATACACAACAGAAACAGATGATCCTGCTTGGAATTTACCTAAGCTAAAAGGGTCTTTATTTGCAGATTATCACTTTTTAGATAATTGGTTTCTAGGTGCAACATTATTTTATGTAGGGGAGCGTACTGACTTAGCTACTGATGCAGTACAGAATGTGCAACCTTCTGAATTTCCTTCGGAAATTATTACTTTAAATAGCTATTTTGATGCAAATGCACAGCTAGGTTATAAATTTAATACGCAACTTTCTGCTTTTGTAAAAGCAAACAATATAGTTGGTAACTCTTACCAAAGGTGGGCAAACTATCCAGTACAAGGGTTCCAAGTATTGTTAGGAGCTACCTATAAATTTGATTTTTAA
- a CDS encoding 7-carboxy-7-deazaguanine synthase QueE gives MVENEVLTLVNKGEMLPLMEEFYTIQGEGFHKGTAAYFIRVGGCDVGCHWCDVKESWNAETHPPTSTNTIIDNAAKYSDTIVITGGEPLTWDMGPLTKGLKAKGLQTHIETSGAYKLSGVWDWICLSPKKNKLPEGRIYDEAHELKIIIFNKHDFIFAEEQAAKTNKDCILYLQPEWSVRDKMVPLIVDYVMKNPKWKVSLQTHKYLNIP, from the coding sequence ATGGTAGAAAATGAAGTTTTGACATTGGTCAACAAAGGGGAAATGTTACCCTTGATGGAAGAATTTTATACAATTCAAGGAGAAGGTTTTCATAAAGGAACTGCTGCTTATTTTATTAGAGTAGGTGGTTGTGATGTGGGTTGCCATTGGTGTGATGTGAAAGAAAGTTGGAATGCGGAAACGCATCCACCAACAAGCACTAACACTATCATTGATAATGCTGCAAAATATTCAGATACAATTGTTATTACAGGAGGAGAACCACTTACGTGGGATATGGGGCCATTAACAAAAGGTTTGAAAGCTAAAGGCTTACAAACACATATTGAAACATCAGGTGCTTATAAGCTTTCAGGTGTTTGGGATTGGATTTGTTTGTCTCCAAAGAAAAATAAATTGCCAGAAGGTAGAATATACGACGAAGCTCATGAGTTAAAAATAATCATTTTTAATAAACACGATTTTATTTTTGCTGAAGAACAAGCTGCTAAGACTAATAAAGATTGTATTCTGTATTTACAACCAGAATGGAGTGTACGTGATAAAATGGTACCACTAATTGTTGATTATGTGATGAAAAATCCGAAATGGAAAGTATCATTGCAAACACATAAATATTTAAATATTCCATAA
- the ppgK gene encoding polyphosphate--glucose phosphotransferase, producing MTLLGIDIGGSGIKGALVDTITGELLTERHRIETPKSRKPEHMAKVVAEIVKHFDYKGPVGCGFPTIIKNGVARAHGNLSKKWVGVNVEDLFSDFTGLPFTVINDADAAGYATMKYGTGKDKMGLVLMITIGTGLGSGAFFNGELIPNFELGQIPFKNYEKFELYAAASIKEKEKLSYKKWGKRFNKFLQHVDLITSPDLIILGGGTSKDFDEFKDYIKIDTPVVPAELKNSAGIIGAATAALVKKPRK from the coding sequence ATGACATTATTAGGAATTGACATTGGAGGATCTGGAATAAAAGGAGCATTAGTAGATACCATTACTGGAGAGTTATTAACTGAGCGTCACCGAATCGAAACTCCTAAATCTAGAAAACCTGAACATATGGCTAAAGTAGTAGCCGAAATAGTAAAACATTTTGACTATAAAGGACCTGTTGGCTGTGGTTTTCCTACAATTATAAAAAACGGAGTAGCCAGAGCTCATGGAAACCTAAGTAAAAAATGGGTTGGAGTTAATGTTGAAGATCTTTTTAGCGACTTTACAGGCTTACCTTTTACAGTTATAAACGATGCTGATGCTGCAGGTTACGCAACCATGAAGTACGGTACTGGAAAAGATAAAATGGGGCTAGTTTTAATGATTACTATTGGAACTGGCTTGGGCAGTGGTGCTTTTTTCAATGGTGAATTAATTCCAAATTTTGAATTAGGTCAAATTCCATTTAAAAATTATGAGAAATTTGAATTATATGCTGCCGCCTCTATAAAAGAAAAAGAAAAACTTAGTTATAAAAAATGGGGTAAAAGGTTCAATAAATTTTTACAGCATGTTGATTTAATTACTTCTCCTGATTTAATTATACTTGGAGGAGGAACATCTAAAGATTTTGATGAATTTAAAGATTATATCAAAATTGACACCCCTGTGGTTCCTGCAGAATTAAAGAATAGCGCTGGTATAATTGGTGCTGCAACTGCTGCTCTAGTTAAAAAGCCTAGAAAATAA